gggccacagtgagcccagagctggagctggaatctgggaatcgggccacagtgagcacagagctgcagcaggaatctgggagaggggccacagtgatcacagacctggggctggaatctgggagaggggccacagtgagcacagagctggggctggaatctgggagaggggccacagtgagcacagagctggaatctgggagaggggccacagtgagcccagagctggggctgAAATCTGGGAATgtagccacagtgagcacagagctggaatctgggagaggggccacagtgagcacgagctggggctggaatctgggagaggggccacagtgagcacgagctggggctggaatctgggagaggggccacagtgagcacagagctgcggCAGGAATctaggagaggggccacagtgagcccagagctggaaTCTGGGAATGGGGCCACAGTGAACTCAGAGCTGCGgcaggaatctgggagaggggccaccatgatcacagagctggggctggaatctgggagaggggtcacagtgagcacagagctggggctggaatctgggagaggggccacagtgagcacagagctggggctggaatctgggagaggggccacagtgagcacagagctgggtctggaatctgggagagcggccacagtgagcacagagctgggtctGGAATCTGGGAGAGCTGCCACAGTGAGCAACCTTTCGAAGGGCCAGAGCTTCACCACACAAGCTTATTTAAATATAATTTCATGCTCATCACCTTCTCGAGTGCAATAAACGCCAGTGATGCCCGCATCCtataaacaaattttaaaaagcgaTTCCACTTGTCTCACaagcttctattcctttcttccctcGTGTGTTTTCCTCAGAAGTTTTCCCTTACATGTATCCATTCCACTCAGGAGTTCACGCCTAAACTCAGAAGAGCGCCCTCTGCTGCATTATTCTTGTCTGTGCAGTGGAAGTCCCGCCCCTCGGATCCCCCGATTGCTTGGAGGGCCCGCGTCACCTCAGCCCTCCAAGCACCTCCGTCTCTCCCTATTGGTGGGAGCTCACGTCAGTCACAGAAAGGAAACCCAGTGCTGCGGCCGCTCAATCCGCTCCGCTCGGTGCCGGGGGGCGCTCGGAGTCTGCGGTTTATATTTTATTTATTTCCCCGCCCACGCTTCACTCCGTTATTTATTTAAAAAACCCTCATAAAACTCACTTTCCGCCGGTAATCCGGGCCCTCGGGTGGTGTTTGTGCCGAGCATGCGCGGTGCGGGCCGGGCGCTTGTCTGTGTGCCGTTGTCGGGGGTACAGGGGGCGCTTGCGCGGTGTCAGCCACAACTCAGCGAGGGGGCCGGAGCGCTTTCTGCAGCGCGGAGGTTTGTAGGTACCGTAGCCACCATTACTGTTCGTTATTTCAACCAACCAGTGTGGCAGCTGGGCCTGAAAATCAGCTTCACTACCCCAGTGCTGGGAAAGGGCGACATGAGACAACGTTTTTAAAGTTTCTGCTGATGGGTTGTTTGGACatttccacgccccccccccccccccacgcccccgaaaaaaaataatatttttaaaaataaaaatagagCAACTTTTGAGAAAGCAACATTATATTGAGTGGGAGGATAGAAACAGTCAAGAAAGCCCTCTGGTTTCTTGAGCATCtctttgtcccaacacactattcACCAACTGAGAGGATATCGACATGATTCCGTTGGTGGGCCCCACAGGCTAGCTTTGGTTCAAATATAGGAATATGTGTTGGTCTTTTCCTCTTTGCTCCTCTCCTGTGTGTGTTcgagccagccgtggctcagtgggtagcactctcacatctgagtcagaaggttgtgggttgaagtcacactccagagacttgaacaaaaaatctaggctgacactccagtgcagtgctaagggagtgctgctgtgttggaggtgccgtcttttggatgagacgttaaactgaagtcctttctgctctctcaggtggacgtaaaagattccatgacacaattttgaagatgagcaggggagctatccctggttccCTCGCCAATAttcatcgctcaatcaacatcattaaaaatgattatctggtcattattatattgtagatattggctgccgcatttcccactttatatcagtgactgcacttgaaaattgggtgcaagcgctttggaacgtccaatgatcatgaaaggcgctatataaatgcaagtttgactGTCTCAATCGATGTTTAAAGGCCATTAATGgccctttagaatcatagaatcgttacagcacagaagaaggtcattcagcccatcaagcccgtgccgactctcagctcagcccactcccctgccctttccctgtagcccatatctttcccactatctggtggtctatagaatacaccaagTAGTGTAATGGATGAggtaaaaagaatgaggagaggacatataaactaaatggtacaatcctgaaaagggtgcacaaagagagagacctgggggtatatgtgcataaatcattgatggtggcaggcaggttgagaaagcaattaaaaaagcttacaggatcttgAACATGAGTGTGgaatttatgatgaacctgtataaaacactggttcggcccccaactggagttttgtgtccaattctgggcaccacacgttaggaaggctgtgaaggccttagacaaggtgcagaaaagatttatgagaatgattccaggaatgagggccttcagttacgttgatagactggtgaATCGCGGATTGTTCTCATTGAAGCAGAtgatggagaggagatttgatcgaggttttcaaaatgatgagggcTCTGGACATGTagctagagggaaactgttcccattggcagaagggtcaagaaccagaagacATATAGAGTaaggtgattaacaaaagaaccaaaggtgacctaagaagaaactttttttatgcagcgagtggttcagATCGGGAATGcagagcctgaaagggtggtggaggcagactcaatcttatctttcaaaagggagttggataaatatctgatggaaaataatttgcaggcggGGAAGAGGGACtaactgagagtcggcatgggattgatgggccgaatggccttctttgtgctgtaaccattctatggttttaattgttgtttctttgctggtcactgggaccctgaagcccaagagatgtcagggcacatgagattgggcgagaagaacataagaaataggagtaggagaggccatttggccccttgagcctgctctgcctttcagtaagaccatggctggtcttctacctcaactccactttcctccacttatccccatatccattgattcacttaatatccaaaaatctattgatctctgtcttcaatatacttaaCAACTGAatttccaaagctctctggggtagagaattccaaatattcaacaccctctgagtgaagaaatttctcctcatctcagtcctaaatagctgaccctttattctgagactgtgacccctggttctagactccccagccaggggaaacatcctccctacatctaccctatcaagccctgtaagaatataggccgagtctactcaatctctcctcataggtaaatccccctatcccaggaatcagtctggcgagccttcaggtaaatttataatggggaacaaggaaatggcagaccaattgaacaaatattttggttctgtttcaCGAAAGAAAACACATATaagcatataaccttccggaaacactagggaaccgagggtctagtgagaaggaagaactaaaggaaatccttattagtcaggaaattgtgttagggaaattgatgggattgaaggctgataaatccccagaacctgatagtctgcatcccagagtatttaaggaagtggccctagaactagcagatgcattggtgatcattttccaacagtctaccgactctggatcagttccaatggactggagggtagctaatgtaagactacttttttaaaaaggagggagagagaaaacgggtaattatagactggttagcctgacatcagtagtggggaaaatgttggaatcaattatcaatgaaatagcagtgcatttggaaagcattgacaggattggtccaggtcagcatggatttatgaaagggaaatcatgcttgacaaatcttctagaattttttgaggatgtaactactaaagtggacaagggagaaccagtggatatggtgtatttggactttcaaaaggctttttgacaaggtcccacacaagagattagtgtgcaaaattaaagcacatggtattgggggtaacgtattgacgtggatagagaactggttggcagacaggaagcagagagtagggataaacggatccttctcagaatggcaggcagtgactagtggggtgccacagggctcagtgctgggaccccagctatttacaatatacatcaatgatttagatgaaagaattgagtgtaatatctccaagtttgcagacgacactaagctgggtggcgatgtgagctgtgaggaggatgctttgaggctgcagggtaacttggacaggttaggtgaatgggcaaatgcatggcagatgcagtataatgtggataaatgtgaggttatccactttggtggcaaaaacatgaaggcagaatattatctgaatggctgcagattaggaaaaggggaggtacaacgagacctgggtgtcatggtacattagtcattgaaagttgccatgcaggtacagcaggtggagactaaggcaaatgacatattggccttcatagctaggggatttgagtataagagcagggaggtcttaatgcagttgtacagggctttggtgatgtctcacctggaatattgtgttcagttttttgttctcctaatctgagcaaggacgtttttgctgttgagggagtgcagcgaaggttcaccagacagattcctgggatggcgggactgacatatgaggagagactggatcgactgggcctgcattcactggagtttagaagaatgagagaggatcgcacagaaacatataaaattctgacgggactggacaggttagatgcaggaagaatgtttccgatatttggaagtccagaaccaggggacacagtctaaggataaggggtaagccatttaggaacgagatgaggagaaacatcttcactcagagagtgttaacctctgggattctctactgcagagagttgttgatgccagtttattagatatattcaaaagggagttggatatggccctgatggctaaagggatcaagggatatggagagaaagcaggaaaggagtactgaggtgaatgatcagccacgatcttattgaatggtggtgcactcctagtttctatgtttctatgcttcattatattccctctatggcaagtgtatccttccttaggtaaggagaccaaaattgtacacaatacaccaggtgcggtcttacccagggccctatataattgcattcgGATGGCTTTACTCTTGTaatcaaatcctcttgtattaaaggccaacatatcatttgcttttctaattgcttgctgcgcCTGCATgttaggtaggttttaaagaacacttaaaggaggaaagtgaagtTAAGTGGAGACATGAAAtgatttaaggagggagttccagagcttaggactgaggcagctgaaggcgcgattgtcaatggtggagcaattaaaatcggtgatggtcaaaaggccagaataggcggaGTATTGAAATCTGGGAGATtatagggcaggaggagattacaaagcTTTGGAGGagcaagcccatggagggatttgaaaacaaggatgagaattttgaaattgatgtgttgcttaactgagagccaatgtcagtcagaaagcacaggagtgatgggagaatgggacttggtgagagttaggaccagGGGCAGCCTAGTTTTGAATGGCCTCAATTTTATAGAGGGTAGAACtaggtaggccagccaggagtgcatcggaatagtcaagtctagaggtgatggaTGAGGCTttcggcagcagataagttgagttagggcagagacgggcgatattatgaGGAGTGGTATTAGTGATAGAACGGATATGAGACGGGAAGCACAATTTGTGATCAAATagcacaccaaggttgcgaacagacttggtcagcctcagacagttgccagcaagatagatcgaatcagtggaaagggacCGGAGGTTGTGGcatgaaccaaagacaatggcttcagtcttcccgatatttaattggaggaaatttctacccatccagtgctggatgttggtCAAGCAGTCTGATATTATATATAGTACATATTCACGTagcagaatggatggaaagatTGCTACAAAACAGAAATAAGAGTGTAGAAGTTTAAGGACGTTTCTCAGACTGGTGGAAAGTGagaagtggtgtcccacagggatctgtgctgctgGGACCAGTGCTGTTTACCATGGTTTAGACTCAGAACTTCGAGTATGGTGTCAGAATTtgaagatgacaccaaattggatggTGTAACTAATAGTGTGGGGGCTgcaccaaaatacaggaagacataaacaggcttgcaaagtgggcagaggaatggGGGATGCAATTCAACATTGTGAAATGTGAGCTGGTTcattttggtagaaggaataaAGAGACCACTTATTCCTTAGGAGGGAAGAAATTAAATGAACGAGAGGTATAAAAAGACCTGGGAAAAAAGACACAAAAAATTAGCAAATACACAATTTGGACAGGCCATAAACAGTGCAAAGAAAATACAGGGATTATTTCGAGAACAGAATAcaaatacaaaagcagagaggtaacATTTACTCTATATTGAACGTTGGTTAGACACAGTTGGAGCACTGTGGCAGTTCTGGGCTTCACACTATAAAAGGATATTGACGCACTGGAGAAAATgttgaaaagatttacaagaacgttaccagaattgagaggatgcaactctCAGGGAAGATTGAGCGGGCTGGGGCTTGGGCTTTCTCTTGAAAAGGGGAGACTAAGAAAAGACCAGAAAgatatgaaggagtttgatagggtagatgtggataaactgtttccacttaTGGCTGAGTCAGAACAAGGAGATagaaacataagatagtcactgacagatcaaataaagaattagaagcaatttatttactcagagggtggtgagaatgtggaacttgttgccacaaggagtggttgaagcagatagcatttaaggggaggcttgatgtatccatgagggaaaagggaatagagggatatggggacaggatgGGATAAGATCATTAGAGTGAGAAGAGGTTcgtatggagtataaacactggcacagaccagttgggctgaatgacctgtttctatgctgtaaattctatatctgTATGGCAGGGTTGGTTTAATACTCGGGTCGACGGGACCCTGGGGTGGATGAATGCTCAGAACTATGTGGCCCTTACCCATAAGGTGGTTTAATGCTTGGGCTGATTGGCCCTCCCCAGACTGGCTCAGCAATTAGGGTTTTCAATGGCAGAATCGTTACCTAGAGTCCCCCGCATGGCAGAAAGTGCCCTATCAATGACAACGGGAGCCTAGTGCGCAGGCGCAGGACTGGGCTGTActctgagcatgtgcagtgccagtggtggagatGGTCTCGGGCGGAAGAGACGGTTCCCCGAGGTGGTAGGAGCTTGTGGGTGCAGCGGAGTAATTGGACCCCTGGGTGGGCTGAGCAGCTTTATAAACTCTCGGTAAAGGCCTCAGGTCCTGAATAAAAGCCCACAGGCCCCGAATAAGAGCCTACTGGTCCCGAGTTTGCAACGTAGTGATAGGCCCCGTCGCTCCAGGTAACTGGCCGCCATGTTGGACAGGGAGGGATCAGGGCCTGCGTGGCCATCTTGCTAGTGACTTTCTCCCCGGAGACAGACACAGGCTACagtgcatgcgcggccatcttggtacaggagcagagggtgggcggggcttcagggtcccagtgaccaggagagaaaatcattgcctcattgattttattctcactctgcacgcagcgggtgtagaactgaacccaaccagagcaaagggagggagaaaactggggATGGAGGAATGAAATGATGGAGATGTTACgattgggtttggatttcagcacaagcagggagggagagtgagtgggacaggaatttacagctttgggggaacaagagaggaaagaatattccatagaAACTAGGATTGCCTGTCAATTTCTATCCTGTGCTGacctttgtaaactccttttacagggtattagaagggcaggatttacagacgggaaacgtgaaccaaacatcacatcaagatctgacagaggcacgcgattcatcaggacctgactaTCTGCGGCCTTTCAAAGTTGGAGAAATGTttatctgttctgtctgtgggaatagatttccaacatcagtgtgactggaaaagcaccgagacacacacacacccgagtgacagTGTTCCAGTGCAATGACTGTGTAAAGAgctttaatcagttacacagcctgaaaaacatcgcaccattcacagtggggagaaactgtacacgtgctctgtgtgtggtcgaggcttcaactgatcatccaacctccatagacacaaggacacccgcaccatggaaaaaccgtggaaatgtggagactgtgggaagggattcaattacccatctgagctggaaactcatcgacgcagtcacaccggggagaggccattcacctgccccgtgtgtgggaatggattcactcggtcatccgccctgctgacacaccagcgagttcacactgtggagaggccattcacctgctccatgtgtgggaaaggattcactcagtcactcaccctgctgagacaccagcaagttcacactggggagaggccattcacctgctcagtttgtgggaaaggattcactcagtcatccaacctgctgacacaccagagagttcacactggggagatgccgttcatctgctctgtgtgtgggaagggattcactcggtcatctaacctgctgagacaccagcgagttcacaagtgattgcagggtttggattccgctgttgttgctgctgttattcacatcctaatgaactgtgttcattctgttagttggcgtttgtttctgctgatgttaataacccttcaactaggctggagtttagtaCTTTGATACTTCAAATAACACTGTTGATATTTGATGTTTCCAAAATAAGAggcgactaattgatgtcctgtttctgatcagggcgcaggagcagtgagagatcggggcccagcagcgaggtttcggggcccaggagaggcgagggcccaggggcagcacgggccagcccacactgcgatccatGGATAGGCGGAGCAtgcgtgcacactaggtctgtgcagcagagcttggtctccagtcatcgtggttaacccttgccactggatcaagacctagctctgtcaagcccgtgtggtggctggtgtgcaacggccacccgacgttaaaagaatccatgcacaggcatcttccacccttcagtttgtagttcgggacctcgaatgtcaggtccctcattgaaacacctgtgaacatccctttttggcatggaatcaggacatcctcaatacgagggacggcctaatactatacgaccatttttgagccttttctcctttctgactCTAGATTagttcagttctcagacctttggttactcaGGAACaaatcccagctccccataccttccagagtgcatctcctagccttggtatccagggaaggtatcagtaacacgcccgggatcactaaacacaaaacccagtctgttaatcactttcagctactggacttagtgtgtgccccacagcatctctctcatcttcgatgtgtgattggagcatcacgcctgcaaacctgggttcaatttaaatttgaatccactccgtgtatttaaaaaaaaatacatacaagtatacagatcacatcaaataattggcaatggtttagagtcaacaagatgaagatGTAGCCACACCAaggcccaataaaccagctctgtATTCACAGGAGAACGTCTGTTACCTAACTCCTCGAGTGACAGAGAAATATCGGGACCCTAAGAAcatctagaatctgttgtaaatatttttcaaatcctcactggtacaacctgtctatttcttttcaattgaatgaatggaagatgaggaggggttggagaggagttagggtggggggggttggagagtaggggtgggaGAAGagttagggtggggggggggttggagagacgttagggtgggggggttggagattTGGGGTGGGAGAGGAGTTAGAGTGGGGGGGGAGGCGTTGGAGAGTTGGGGCAAAGGTGGATGGAGAggagttgtaatggaggaaatgcagcagccagtttgtgcacagccagatcccacaaacagcaatgtaatgatgacaagataatccattctcagtgatgttagttgagggatatatgttgtgcaggacaccgtggagaactccgcctgttcttcAGAATcgtggccttgggatcttttatgtccaactta
The Pristiophorus japonicus isolate sPriJap1 unplaced genomic scaffold, sPriJap1.hap1 HAP1_SCAFFOLD_557, whole genome shotgun sequence genome window above contains:
- the LOC139254510 gene encoding zinc finger protein 664-like → MEKPWKCGDCGKGFNYPSELETHRRSHTGERPFTCPVCGNGFTRSSALLTHQRVHTVERPFTCSMCGKGFTQSLTLLRHQQVHTGERPFTCSVCGKGFTQSSNLLTHQRVHTGEMPFICSVCGKGFTRSSNLLRHQRVHK